The stretch of DNA CGTGACGATCAAGGCGCTCGAGATGGCCATCAAGCGGCGATGCCCCGAGGCCGGTCTGCTGCACCACTCCGACCAGGGCTGCACCTACGCGAGCGAAGACTATCGAGCGGCGCTCGACGCGAAGGGGATCACCTGCAGCATGAGCCGGCGCGGGGACTGTTACGACAACGCGGTGATGGAGAGCTTCTTCTCCACGGTAAAGAGCGAGCTCGGAGAGCATTTCGAAAGCCATGGGGACGCGAAGATGGAGTTGTTCGACTACCTCGAGGTGTTCTATAACCAGCGCCGTCGGCATTCGACCCTCGGGCAGATCAGCCCTGCGGCCTTCGAACGACGGACTCATGCAGCTTAACTAAACCGTCCACCAAATCGGGGGAAGCCCATGGCGCGGTGGACGGGCTTGAAGCGAACGTGTTCCTCCAGCTTCGAAGCGTGAACCGCGGCTGGTCAAGTGCGGGGCGGCGATACCGCGCGATGGAGAGATATTGCGCAGCCAACGCGGGTGTCTTGTGCTTCAGTCGGCCGATCTACGAGGATCCGTCGGCCAAACCGACGCTGCTCGAGTTCGGCGTGCTCAGGGCTGAGAACGACCTGTGGGTCCAGACCTTCAACAACCAATAGCAGGCCTGGTACTCGGGGGCGCAGGCTCGGGATTCCGTTTCGACTCCGACCGGCGTATGCTCCCCGGCAGCGAGGGAGGGGGCGAAGGAATCGGCGAGACGCGCTGTCGAAGCTGATTCGGGGGCCGCGTCGGCATGGAGATAGAGAAACGCACGGGCCATGCCGGACGATGCCGCGGCTTGCGGCCGACGTGATCCGAGGAACGACGAGAATGGACCGCGCGGGACCACACCTCCGGGAGGTTGACCGTATCGAAGCGATACGTCATGCGCTCTGGGAGTCCCACGTCTGCATCGGTCAATGGGCGTTCTGTGCGTTTCTCGCAATGCTGCGGAAGGCCGTCGATCTCTGGAGCGCCGGCTACCGGGACGAGCACGGGTTGACTTTTGACCGATCGGCTGGGGAACGGGACGATGTCTACTGGCGTCTTCGAAAGATCGCAGATGCCAATCCGCTTTATCGGGCGTCCATTCACGACATCATCGACGGCCTCAGACTCGACGCCAACGAAGCAGTCCACGATCCGACGGTTTGCGCTGGTGGGCAGGCCGGCAGCTATGATGGTGCCGCGATCATGGCCATTCGAGGCCCCGCTGAGCGCCTCCATGGACTCGTCGTGAGCCTCATCGCGACGACCACGCCCAAATTCACTGCGTACTACTCGGACAAGTCACGATGGCGTGACAAGCCGCCAGACGTGTCATAGCACCTGGATCGTCGACACGAGGCTGAGCGGTCGAAGGGATGGATAAGGGCGAAGCAGGGCTCGCCGCGCCTCGCTGCTTCGCGGAACGCGAAGCGTGCGACGGTAGCTGAACGAGAATAGACGTGACCGAAGACGAACTGAGAGCTCTGAAGAACCTCCTGAATTCCTCGGGATTCCCCTTTCAACTTGGCATTGAGCATCAGGTGAGATCGTCCGCAGGCAGCCACTCCTGGGCCGTCGTCTCACGGGAACATCCGTGGACACACATGGAGTCCGGATCGACGGGTTTCATTGATCTCGTCCTCCGGTCCAGTTCGGTTTTGTGGGTCGTGGAGTGCAAGAGAACCCAGAATGCCACTTGGCTCTTCCTGGTGCCCCACGATCAGCAGCCAACGATCGCGCGCGTGAGATGCCTGTGGAACGTCGGCAACTCGAGGCCTATCGTAATGCGAGGCTGGGACGACCTGCCACAAGCGCCGCCGTCCTACGAGGCCACGTTTTGCGTGATTCGGGGAACCGGCGAGGCCGACAAGCCGCTGCTTGAGCGACTCTCTGCTACCCTCGCAAGATCGGCCGATGCCCTCGCCGATGAGGAGTACGTACTTGTCGCGCCGAAGCGCGCGGAGTTTCTTCGAATCTACATGCCCGTCATCGTCACGAACGCGTCTCTGAGGGTGGCCAAGGTGGACCCCGCCGCGGTGTCCTTGTTCGACGGGCGGGTCGAGCGCGAGGAGTTTGAAGAGGTATCGGCGGTGCGATTTCGCAAGTCTTTCACGAGCGACCGGCCACCTAATTCGAACCCCAGCGACCTGGAGTCTGCAGCGGCCGTCCGCGAGCGTACTGTCATGGTCGTGAGTGCGTCCCACTTGGTCGACGTGCTGAGATCCACGAAGATGGAAATCAATCGCATCTTCGGCGATGAATGGCCTTGGGAGGTGGCTCTCCGAGAGGCCGAGCGGGCGCAAGGAGGTTGACGTGGATCGTCATGTCTTCGCGGGCGCAACTAGGGAGACAGGTCAGAGTCCAGTCTAGCGACACGGGCGACACCTTGGTATCGAGGTGCCGTCGCGAAGGAGTTTCGGCGCAGGCTCGCTGCGCCTCGCTGCTTCGCGGGCGGGGCAACGATAGAGTGATGGCTCGGGCTGCAGCGGGGCGAGACCGTACCAGCCGCGCGCTACTTAGCAGGCGGGGCCGTGGCCAGCGTCATGCCATGACGCCGGACGACGTCAGCCATCTTCGCGCGGTCGGGTGGGCCGCCGGCAGCCGAACCGATCACTTCGGCAGCCTCGCGAAAGTACGCGGGGCCCATTATCGCGGGCGTTATGACGACAAGCTGTTTCACATCCTCGCTACCGAGGTTATCGAAGCGATGCACCGCGCCTCGAGGGATACACAGGGCCTGACCGGGACCAACCTCGATGGGCATGCCATCAACCGTCCACGTGAGGACGCCCGCGATACCGTAAAGGATCTCCTCGTAGGCGTCGTTCTTGTGGGCCGGTGCCGGCAGCTTCTGCCCGACGGGGACGAGAAGCTCGAACACCGACACGCCGCCTTTGGAATCATCGCCCGTGAGGAGGAACCGAATCCCTAGCGGACCAATCTTGATGTTCTCTTCTGAAGGATTGACCCTGGTCGTACGCGGCTGCATACTCGCCTGCCTCCTTGAGTAGGA from Terriglobia bacterium encodes:
- a CDS encoding cupin domain-containing protein, whose protein sequence is MQPRTTRVNPSEENIKIGPLGIRFLLTGDDSKGGVSVFELLVPVGQKLPAPAHKNDAYEEILYGIAGVLTWTVDGMPIEVGPGQALCIPRGAVHRFDNLGSEDVKQLVVITPAIMGPAYFREAAEVIGSAAGGPPDRAKMADVVRRHGMTLATAPPAK